From Quercus lobata isolate SW786 chromosome 1, ValleyOak3.0 Primary Assembly, whole genome shotgun sequence, one genomic window encodes:
- the LOC115952107 gene encoding transcriptional regulator TAC1-like yields the protein MESDQPNLENSEQVNSDDHQGASQARSYDCTFCKRGFSNAQALGGHMNIHRKEKAVLKRVVTNKSQPSSNSTLPRNSSWPLETKPSSDERNTKKLPWMLASQQGDRDETHVGDEYYDQVQQLPLFVETSSQKDHKPGSRLHSNIEKDLSTTSTTHASSGSGIDLELRLGPEPQDPSAPTATQKFFCV from the coding sequence ATGGAGTCTGATCAACCAAACCTAGAAAATTCCGAGCAGGTGAACTCAGATGATCACCAAGGTGCAAGCCAAGCAAGATCCTATGATTGTACCTTTTGCAAGAGAGGTTTTTCTAATGCACAAGCTTTAGGAGGGCACATGAATATccacagaaaagaaaaggctgTGCTCAAGCGAGTGGTGACTAATAAAAGCCAACCATCCTCGAATTCTACACTACCAAGGAATTCTTCATGGCCTTTGGAAACCAAGCCTAGTAGTGACGAAAGAAACACAAAGAAATTGCCTTGGATGCTAGCTAGTCAACAAGGTGATAGGGATGAAACCCATGTTGGTGATGAATATTATGATCAAGTTCAGCAACTTCCACTGTTTGTGGAAACTTCTtcacaaaaagatcataagCCAGGCAGTCGACTTCATTCGAATATTGAAAAGGATTTGTCAACCACTAGTACTACTCATGCCTCGTCAGGTTCTGGGATAGACCTTGAACTTAGACTTGGGCCAGAGCCTCAGGACCCATCAGCACCAACAGCTACTCAAAAATTCTTCTGTGTTTGA